Below is a window of Paenibacillus bovis DNA.
GCAAAGGCAGTATATTATAGCCTACGTATAGCAGGAAAATAAGCAGAACAGGTACAAATCCGATAACGATTTCTTTGGTCCATTTAGGCATTAGGCATTCCCTCCTGTAACTTGAGCAGTACGCGGCAGAATCAGAAACTTGCTGGCTTTACCATTGCTTAGGGATACATAGACATTACGATCATCCATCTCTGCTTTGGCCTGAACACCAGTGTTCAGTTTGGCGATTTCTTCAAGAGTCTTGGGGATTTCGGTATATTCACGATTGGCCATTGCCTGGGATACAGGGAACATTGCATTTTCCCATATCTTGTTAAGCTTGTCGTCGGAATGGTCAATCACTTCTAATTTGAGAGTACGTGTACCCAGAATATCAGTGCTTTGTTTGTGGATTTGTTGAACAAGAGCTCCCAAATCTGCTTCTGGTTTCAAATCGAGTTTCAAAGCTACCTCTTTCTGGTTAATAGTAACCTGGGCGGAGTTGACACCCGGATAAGATTGGACAATTTTCATAAGCGGATTGTGAAGGGTAAGTTGTCGATACGTAAACCAGCCCCCAAACAGTACGGCAATTGAAACGACCACGGTAATCATAACAGGCAGCGCCCGAAGTTTCATACATGTCCTCCTCTGTGTATATACAAGATGCAGTTATTTTTTGTATAACTTTATTTCGGCAGACAATGGCCTTTCGGTAACCCAAAAACGACAGGTTTTTTTGTGCTTTCTAAAAATATTTTACACAAATTGTAGATAATTGTAGTATATCATAACCAATTGCTCCATTTTAAGGCAACTCTATGAACTTTATTTTACATATTAATGATAAGGCAAAATCCGAAATTGATACGTTTGCTCCCCAGCAGACGAACCCTTTCGGATTTTTTTATTTTATCAAATAGGCTATAAAGCAATTGTTGATCTTTCATACTTATTTCAGATAGTAGATGGATTAAAATGAGATAATAGATGGATCGGAATAATAAATGATCCTACTTGCTGCAAAAACCTATCCCGCTTTTTCTCTCATACCTGTTGAGTCAGCAAAGTTCTTTTATCTTTGTACAAATGGTTATTATTATCATATCGCTTTTACACAGGTCGCTGCAACTTTGGCAAATTCCGACAAGATCGTACTGTTCAAATACTGCTTTTATTTCTGCTGTTTATAATGTATGCGTTTTGTACCGCCTTTACTACTAATGCTATTAATATGATCCTATCGGCTTCCTTGTGCTTTAAGGAAATCTACAATCATGATCTGCTGTTTTTGCGCAGTGAATATTCCAATCGGAATAAATCAAATAAACTCTATGCTCTGGAGTCTTTTTGGGTCATAACAGGAAATCTGCACCCTACTGCTAAGGTACAGCTGCGTAAAGGCAGCTCGGTTCATACCGGAAATGCTACCGGTGACAGTACAATAGATACGCTGTACAGTGTAATCCGAGAGCTGACTGGGATCAATATCGCTCTGAAACAGTATAAATCAGCAGTATCTCCCACGAACAAAAAGCTATCGAACGTGTTAAATAAAAGAGGCTGCACATGAGATTACTCTCTATGCAGCCTCTTTTTATATTTCATTTCTTGATAAATCATTCATCATTTATTATCTGGCACACCTATTGCTGGCTTAATTACCGGACAACGTGTTCGGCAGCTCCATCGGTCCGCCCAGCTTGGTGCCGTCACGGAAATTATAGAATACATAGTAATAATGATCTCCTGATTTGGAAAACACCTGCCAGGCATATTTGCCATTATATGAACCTGGTACAGCACGAACAACCTCGGCACCTGGCAGATCGGTCTGAACCAATTGCTCGGCCTGCTGTACATTTATAGTTCCAGCCGTTTTCTCCACATGTACACCATTGGCTCCCTGTACTGGAGTGCCGTCTTTATTAAATTTGACCCAGACCATTACTTCCTGCTGCTGATTGTTCTGTCCCTGCACTACCCAGTAGATCGATTTGTCGTTCCAGACCGACTGGTAGGTACGGGTAAGCGAAGTCAGGTTAGCCTGCTTCTGGGCAATCTCGAGCGCTTCCTGTTCATGGCTCCATGGCTTGGCCATAACATGCACATAGAACTGGTTCACACAAAGTACAATCAGACCTACTACTGTAATAATAATCGCTATCCACTTGCCACTTCCCAAATTTCGCAAGACACGCCATCCTTTCTGTTCAACTTGCGGTTAGCGTGTGAGCAAACCTTCAAAAGCAAGCTGTGCTTCACGGCGGATTTTTTCTTCATCCAGCGTCAGCGATACGCCATCCTTGATCAGCTGCTTGCCATCTACCCAGACATGCAGTACATCTTTGGCACTGGCTGAATATACCGTATGAGAAATAAAGTCCGTAAACGGCAGGAAATGCGGCTGATCAATATTCAGGGATGTAATATCGGCTTTCATTCCTACTGCAAATACGCCTGTATTATCCAGGAATACGGATTTGGCACCATATTCGGTACCCATGCGCAGAGCTTCCAGGGCAGGAACAGCGGTTGGATCACCAGATACTCCTTTGTGGATCAATGCTGCAAGGCGCATTTCTTCAAAC
It encodes the following:
- a CDS encoding alpha-isopropylmalate synthase regulatory domain-containing protein encodes the protein MILSASLCFKEIYNHDLLFLRSEYSNRNKSNKLYALESFWVITGNLHPTAKVQLRKGSSVHTGNATGDSTIDTLYSVIRELTGINIALKQYKSAVSPTNKKLSNVLNKRGCT
- a CDS encoding DUF5590 domain-containing protein, producing MRNLGSGKWIAIIITVVGLIVLCVNQFYVHVMAKPWSHEQEALEIAQKQANLTSLTRTYQSVWNDKSIYWVVQGQNNQQQEVMVWVKFNKDGTPVQGANGVHVEKTAGTINVQQAEQLVQTDLPGAEVVRAVPGSYNGKYAWQVFSKSGDHYYYVFYNFRDGTKLGGPMELPNTLSGN